The following coding sequences lie in one Sorghum bicolor cultivar BTx623 chromosome 6, Sorghum_bicolor_NCBIv3, whole genome shotgun sequence genomic window:
- the LOC8076463 gene encoding uncharacterized protein LOC8076463: MSRSCCLAVSVLLAIAATSSATLPALLHEEHLEEATATGLLVAEGASTWVANKVSPAQPLEARPSGGIATQGDDQSSSGGSSSSGGGEHGKEEGGSKEGEKQGKSCLTKEECHKKKMLCGKGCTLSAHSKCAAKCTKSCVPTC, encoded by the coding sequence ATGTCTCGTTCTTGCTGCCTCGCCGTGTCAGTGCTTCTCGCGATCGCCGCGACATCCAGCGCCACCTTGCCGGCATTGCTGCACGAGGAGCACCTCGAGGAGGCCACGGCCACGGGCCTGCTGGTCGCGGAGGGGGCGTCCACCTGGGTGGCCAACAAGGTCTCGCCGGCGCAGCCGTTGGAGGCGAGGCCAAGCGGCGGCATAGCCACGCAAGGCGACGACCAGAGCTCGTCGGGTGGCAgtagcagcagcggcggcggcgagcacgGCAAGGAGGAGGGGGGCAGCAAGGAGGGCGAGAAGCAGGGCAAGAGCTGCCTCACCAAGGAGGAGTGCCACAAGAAGAAGATGCTCTGCGGCAAGGGCTGCACGCTCTCGGCGCACAGCAAGTGCGCCGCCAAGTGCACCAAGTCCTGTGTCCCCACCTGCTAG
- the LOC8076464 gene encoding katanin p80 WD40 repeat-containing subunit B1 homolog — protein sequence MTTNTKRAYKLQEFVAHSSNVNCLKIGRKTSRVLVTGGEDHKVNLWAIGKPNSILSLSGHTSAVESVGFDSTEVFVAAGAASGTIKLWDLEEAKIVRTLTGHRSNCMSVDFHPFGEFFASGSLDTNLKIWDIRRKNCIHTYKGHTRGVNAIRFTPDGRWVVSGGEDNIVKLWDLTAGKLLHEFKCHEGQIQCIDFHPHEFLLATGSADKTVKFWDLETFELIGSTGPETTGVRSMTFNPDGRSLLCGLHESLKVFSWEPIRCHDTVDVGWSKLADLNVHEGKLLGCSFNQSCVGIWVVDLTRLEPYATGTSTKLNGHSELKTVSSGTLPLQNDSGSRANIGRSSTLQTSENNLKASSGRLSAQNSDSAPKETKLAPSSGLVPSTPQRAGVSSNNRSVGNSAFQSGGTTLKRSSLRSNSASNVHNFSKADVVPVIVPRTSSGGELATDSRSDAADVAPVLPKVTRRVDPATDSRKESNDVDLVIPKASSRVEIASDSAPVSTFKSGRRLEAAPDSKKESADTTPVVPNPRANARMEMASDSAPALSKANRKLDSGTDSKKESVDAVPAIVPRANSRMEMNSDSRREPSAGRVSPFRIQSRYAELRKLTHAKIDANKVDSGSKITETDDFNCQIFLPRRNGVFQISSEESREDVKCGPADRMGFSNSSEPNASVRSENYVSRMRKPRDNCYIEVSRAGRARSNVSNWEGRDQSPSHEEPTTSSSSLAPTGRPYSSRGSKQASETPIIVSDEDVLSLLMEQHDLFLSSTKSRLTKLQIIHQMWERNDIRGVLSAMERMGDHAVCADMASVLMEKSEIITLDLCTSILPAVTDLLESKIDRHLSVTLELLVKLVRTFGPMIHSTVSSGPCVGVDLEAEQRRERCNLCFIELEKAKNKLPSLTRRKGAVANAAQELALVFQEIMS from the exons ATGACGACCAACACCAAGCGCGCCTACAAGCTCC aggagTTTGTGGCGCACTCTTCCAATGTTAACTGCCTCAAGATTGGGAGGAAGACCTCGCGGGTTCTTGTCACAGGAGGAGAGGATCATAAGGTCAATCTTTGGGCTATTGGGAAGCCCAATTCAATATTG AGTTTATCAGGGCACACAAGTGCTGTGGAGTCGGTTGGTTTTGATTCCACGGAAGTGTTTGTGGCTGCAGGAGCAGCCAGTGGAACAATAAAACTATGGGATTTGGAGGAGGCAAAGA TTGTCCGCACTCTTACTGGGCATAGATCAAACTGTATGTCAGTTGATTTCCATCCGTTTGGGGAATTCTTTGCCTCTGGGTCGTTGGACACTAATCTGAAGATATGGGATATAAGAAGGAAGAATTGCATCCATACATACAAAGGTCACACACGAGGGGTGAATGCTATTAGATTCACACCCGATGGTCGGTGGGTTGTGTCTGGTGGTGAAGATAATATAGTAAAG CTCTGGGATCTGACTGCTGGAAAGTTATTACATGAATTCAAGTGTCATGAGGGTCAGATCCAGTGCATAGATTTCCACCCCCACGAGTTCCTTCTGGCAACAG GTTCAGCTGATAAAACTGTCAAGTTCTGGGATTTGGAGACTTTTGAGTTGATTGGTTCTACTGGACCTGAG ACAACAGGTGTTCGATCCATGACATTCAATCCTGACGGAAGATCTTTGTTATGTGGGTTGCATGAAAGCTTAAAG GTTTTCTCCTGGGAGCCAATAAGATGCCATGATACTGTGGATGTGGGATGGTCTAAACTTGCTGATTTGAATGTCCACGAGGGAAAACTTCTTGGTTGTTCTTTCAATCAAAGTTGTGTAGGAATATGGGTTGTTGATCTGACG CGTCTTGAGCCATATGCAACGGGTACTTCAACAAAACTAAATGGTCATTCTGAATTGAAGACTGTGTCTAGCGGCACTTTGCCTTTACAAAATGATAGTGGCTCAAGGGCTAACATAGGGCGATCATCAACCTTGCAAACTTCAGAGAATAACCTAAAAGCTTCTTCAGGAAGATTGTCGGCACAAAACTCAGATTCTGCACCCAAAGAGACTAAATTGGCACCCT CAAGCGGGTTGGTCCCAAGCACACCACAAAGGGCTGGAGTTAGCTCCAATAATAGATCTGTTGGAAATTCAGCTTTTCAATCTGGTGGTACCACCTTAAAGAGAAGTTCATTGCGGAGTAACAGTGCATCTAATGTCCACAATTTCAGTAAAGCTGATGTAGTGCCAGTCATTGTTCCCAGAACTAGCTCAGGAGgggagttggctactgattctAGAAGTGAtgctgctgatgtggcacctGTTCTTCCTAAGGTAACCAGAAGGGTTGATCCTGCTACTGATTCTAGAAAAGAAAGTAATGATGTGGATCTTGTTATTCCTAAAGCAAGCTCAAGAGTGGAAATAGCCTCTGATTCAGCACCCGTTTCTACTTTCAAGTCAGGCAGAAGGTTGGAGGCTGCCCCTGATTCAAAAAAAGAAAGTGCTGATACAACACCTGTTGTTCCCAATCCTAGGGCAAATGCAAGAATGGAGATGGCCTCTGATTCTGCGCCTGCTCTTTCAAAGGCAAACAGAAAGCTAGATTCTGGTACTGATTCAAAGAAAGAAAGTGTTGATGCAGTACCTGCCATTGTACCCAGAGCAAATTCTAGAATGGAAATGAATTCTGATTCTAGGAGAGAACCCTCTGCTGGAAGAGTATCACCATTCAGAATCCAGTCAAGATATGCTGAGCTACGGAAGCTAACCCATGCCAAAATTGATGCAAACAAAGTTGACAGTGGAAGTAAAATTACTGAAACAGATGACTTCAATTGCCAAATATTTCTTCCCCGTAGAAATGGTGTTTTTCAAATAAGTTCTGAAGAATCCCGCGAAGATGTAAAGTGTGGTCCAGCTGACAGGATGGGATTTTCAAATTCGTCAGAACCAAATGCAAGTGTCCGCAGTGAGAATT ATGTTTCTAGAATGCGCAAACCAAGAGATAACTGCTATATTGAAGTTTCAAGAGCAG GGAGAGCAAGGTCAAATGTCTCTAATTGGGAAGGGAGGGATCAGTCCCCTAGTCACGAAGAACCGACAACAAGCAGTTCTTCGCTGGCTCCTACAGGCCGTCCATATTCATCT AGAGGAAGCAAACAAGCTTCTGAAACTCCAATCATAGTTAGTGATGAAGATGTTCTATCACTTCTCATGGAACAACATGACTTATTTCTAAGCTCAACAAAGTCTCGGCTGACAAAATTGCAG ATTATTCATCAAATGTGGGAAAGAAATGACATCAGGGGTGTGCTCTCCGCGATGGAGAGGATGGGTGATCATGCT GTCTGTGCTGATATGGCTAGTGTTCTGATGGAGAAAAGTGAAATAATAACACTTGATTTATGTACCTCTATCCTGCCTGCTGTCACTGATCTTCTGGAGAGTAAAATTGACAG ACACTTGTCCGTCACATTGGAATTGTTGGTGAAGCTTGTAAGGACTTTTGGTCCAATGATACATTCAACAGTATCATCAGGTCCTTGTGTTGGCGTAGACCTTGAAGCAGAGCAAAG GAGGGAGCGCTGCAACTTATGCTTCATTGAATTGGAGAAGGCCAAAAATAAGCTTCCGTCTCTAACAAG AAGAAAAGGGGCGGTTGCAAATGCTGCACAAGAGCTTGCTCTTGTCTTCCAGGAAATCATGAGTTGA
- the LOC8085873 gene encoding HBS1-like protein isoform X2: MFVPVLDNRSDFEEPFKISGMWQCSICTHENSTDNLSCELCGVLRDLSLYFNNISEAKDGAKCRHKYSGVSILARSLFTPSSTKSKAIVFSDGFKDSRNTTGNKQATMDALHKTYMTRKKRHINIVPFKFDTPSPDDMVVTGLKSSRNFRKVDTKVLVKDSVDVTGKKMIDNNILLTEKSTSMDPSASVQLDEVGGSSSNVPSSSQNTTLVLDHKLQHLSLESKPKNSKPNIKKATSVSHYKPEPWMLESEDQEICKQLSLAIVGHVDSGKSTLCGRLRHALGLISKKQMHKYEKEAKEKGKGSFAYAWAMDESSDERERGITMTVAVAYFNSEKYRVVLLDSPGHKDFVPNMISGATQADAAILVVDASIGSFEAGMGVNGIGQTKEHSQLIRSFGVENLIVAVNKMDVVEYSKERFQSIKSQLGIFLRSCGYKDSSVTWVPLSAMANENLVTASSDSRLLSWYNGDCLLKAIDSLPPPHRDVSRPLRLPICDVIASHTLGQVAVCGKVESGGIRTGSKVLVMPSGDIATVRTIERDSSTCSLARAGDNVAIGLHGIDPGHIVSGGVLCHPDFPVRVASHLELKVLVLEITMPILVGLQFELHIHHARVSARLVKILSSLDQKTGKALKKMPRLLTARQAAVVEVKLDKEVCVEEFSTLKALGRVFLRSQGNTVAVGIVTRILDQDLNLD; encoded by the exons ATG TTTGTTCCTGTGCTAGATAACAGGTCTGATTTTGAGGAGCCCTTTAAAATTTCTGGGATGTGGCAATGCTCCATCTGCACGCATGAAAATTCTACAGATAATTTATCTTGTGAGCTATGTGGTGTACTTCGTGATCTCTCACTGTATTTCAATAATATCAGTGAAGCCAAAGATGGAG CTAAATGCAGACACAAGTATTCTGGGGTATCCATACTCGCAAGATCTCTTTTTACACCATCTAGTACAAAGTCAAAGGCTATTGTTTTTTCTGATGGTTTCAAAGACAGTAGAAATACAACAGGGAATAAGCAAGCTACCATGGATGCTCTACATAAGACATACATGACTCGCAAAAAGCGCCACATTAACATAG TGCCTTTCAAGTTTGATACACCATCTCCAGATGACATGGTCGTTACAGGCTTAAAATCATCCAGAAACTTTAGAAAAG TTGACACAAAGGTTCTAGTTAAAGATTCTGTTGACGTGACCGGAAAGAAGATGATAGATAATAATATTCTTCTAACTGAAAAGAGTACAAGTATGGACCCAAGTGCATCAGTACAATTGGATGAAGTTGGTGGATCTAGTAGCAATGTTCCTTCCAGTAGTCAAAATACAACTCTTGTTTTGGACCATAAGCTACAACATTTGAGTTTGGAGAGCAAACCAAAGAACAGTAAACCCAATATTAAGAAAGCAACTTCCGTTTCACACTACAAGCCAGAACCATGGATGCTCGagagtgaagatcaagaaatctGTAAACAGCTAAGTCTTGCCATT GTTGGTCATGTGGATTCTGGGAAATCAACTTTATGTGGTCGATTACGACATGCTCTGGGATTGATTTCAAAAAAACAAATGCATAAATATGAGAAAGAAGCTAAAGAAAAG GGGAAAGGGTCATTTGCATATGCTTGGGCTATGGATGAGAGCAGTGACGAGAGGGAGCGTGGCATTACAATGACTGTGGCTGTAGCATACTTTAATAGTGAAAAATACCGTGTGGTTTTGCTTGACTCCCCTGGTCACAAGGATTTTGTTCCTAATATGATATCTGGTGCTACACAAGCTGATGCAGCCATCCTAGTTGTCGATGCATCTATAGGCTCATTTGAAGCTGGCATGGGTGTTAATGGAATTGGTCAGACAAAGGAACACTCACAACTTATTAGGAGCTTTGGTGTTGAGAACTTGATAGTTGCTGTTAATAAGATGGATGTGGTGGAATATTCGAAGGAGCGGTTTCAGTCCATTAAATCACAACTTGGTATCTTTCTTCGTTCATGTGGGTACAAAGACTCTTCAGTCACCTGGGTTCCTTTGAGTGCAATGGCAAATGAAAATTTAGTCACAGCTTCTTCAGATTCTCGTCTTCTATCATG GTACAATGGAGATTGTCTGCTGAAAGCCATTGACTCATTACCTCCTCCCCATCGTGACGTTTCAAGGCCACTGCGCCTTCCAATATGTGATGTTATTGCATCTCACACGCTGGGTCAGGTGGCTGTTTGTGGTAAAGTAGAGTCTGGAGGGATCCGAACTGGCTCTAAG GTACTTGTCATGCCTTCTGGAGATATAGCTACAGTAAGAACCATTGAGCGGGATTCCTCTACTTGCAGCTTGGCTAGAGCCGGGGACAATGTTGCCATTGGTCTGCATGGGATCGACCCTGGCCATATTGTGTCAGGTGGAGTTCTTTGCCATCCAGATTTCCCCGTGCGCGTCGCTTCTCACTTGGAGCTGAAAGTTTTGGTTCTAGAAATCACCATGCCAATACTGGTTGGTCTTCAG TTTGAGCTACACATACATCACGCGAGGGTGTCAGCGAGGTTGGTTAAAATACTGTCGTCGTTGGACCAGAAGACTGGCAAGGCCTTAAAGAAAATGCCACGTTTGCTCACCGCGAGGCAGGCCGCCGTGGTTGAA GTGAAGCTGGACAAAGAAGTGTGCGTGGAAGAATTCTCGACGCTGAAGGCCCTTGGGCGGGTGTTCCTGCGGTCTCAGGGTAACACCGTTGCAGTGGGCATTGTGACTCGAATTCTGGATCAGGATTTGAACCTCGATTAA
- the LOC8085873 gene encoding HBS1-like protein isoform X3, producing MVVTGLKSSRNFRKVDTKVLVKDSVDVTGKKMIDNNILLTEKSTSMDPSASVQLDEVGGSSSNVPSSSQNTTLVLDHKLQHLSLESKPKNSKPNIKKATSVSHYKPEPWMLESEDQEICKQLSLAIVGHVDSGKSTLCGRLRHALGLISKKQMHKYEKEAKEKGKGSFAYAWAMDESSDERERGITMTVAVAYFNSEKYRVVLLDSPGHKDFVPNMISGATQADAAILVVDASIGSFEAGMGVNGIGQTKEHSQLIRSFGVENLIVAVNKMDVVEYSKERFQSIKSQLGIFLRSCGYKDSSVTWVPLSAMANENLVTASSDSRLLSWYNGDCLLKAIDSLPPPHRDVSRPLRLPICDVIASHTLGQVAVCGKVESGGIRTGSKVLVMPSGDIATVRTIERDSSTCSLARAGDNVAIGLHGIDPGHIVSGGVLCHPDFPVRVASHLELKVLVLEITMPILVGLQFELHIHHARVSARLVKILSSLDQKTGKALKKMPRLLTARQAAVVEVKLDKEVCVEEFSTLKALGRVFLRSQGNTVAVGIVTRILDQDLNLD from the exons ATGGTCGTTACAGGCTTAAAATCATCCAGAAACTTTAGAAAAG TTGACACAAAGGTTCTAGTTAAAGATTCTGTTGACGTGACCGGAAAGAAGATGATAGATAATAATATTCTTCTAACTGAAAAGAGTACAAGTATGGACCCAAGTGCATCAGTACAATTGGATGAAGTTGGTGGATCTAGTAGCAATGTTCCTTCCAGTAGTCAAAATACAACTCTTGTTTTGGACCATAAGCTACAACATTTGAGTTTGGAGAGCAAACCAAAGAACAGTAAACCCAATATTAAGAAAGCAACTTCCGTTTCACACTACAAGCCAGAACCATGGATGCTCGagagtgaagatcaagaaatctGTAAACAGCTAAGTCTTGCCATT GTTGGTCATGTGGATTCTGGGAAATCAACTTTATGTGGTCGATTACGACATGCTCTGGGATTGATTTCAAAAAAACAAATGCATAAATATGAGAAAGAAGCTAAAGAAAAG GGGAAAGGGTCATTTGCATATGCTTGGGCTATGGATGAGAGCAGTGACGAGAGGGAGCGTGGCATTACAATGACTGTGGCTGTAGCATACTTTAATAGTGAAAAATACCGTGTGGTTTTGCTTGACTCCCCTGGTCACAAGGATTTTGTTCCTAATATGATATCTGGTGCTACACAAGCTGATGCAGCCATCCTAGTTGTCGATGCATCTATAGGCTCATTTGAAGCTGGCATGGGTGTTAATGGAATTGGTCAGACAAAGGAACACTCACAACTTATTAGGAGCTTTGGTGTTGAGAACTTGATAGTTGCTGTTAATAAGATGGATGTGGTGGAATATTCGAAGGAGCGGTTTCAGTCCATTAAATCACAACTTGGTATCTTTCTTCGTTCATGTGGGTACAAAGACTCTTCAGTCACCTGGGTTCCTTTGAGTGCAATGGCAAATGAAAATTTAGTCACAGCTTCTTCAGATTCTCGTCTTCTATCATG GTACAATGGAGATTGTCTGCTGAAAGCCATTGACTCATTACCTCCTCCCCATCGTGACGTTTCAAGGCCACTGCGCCTTCCAATATGTGATGTTATTGCATCTCACACGCTGGGTCAGGTGGCTGTTTGTGGTAAAGTAGAGTCTGGAGGGATCCGAACTGGCTCTAAG GTACTTGTCATGCCTTCTGGAGATATAGCTACAGTAAGAACCATTGAGCGGGATTCCTCTACTTGCAGCTTGGCTAGAGCCGGGGACAATGTTGCCATTGGTCTGCATGGGATCGACCCTGGCCATATTGTGTCAGGTGGAGTTCTTTGCCATCCAGATTTCCCCGTGCGCGTCGCTTCTCACTTGGAGCTGAAAGTTTTGGTTCTAGAAATCACCATGCCAATACTGGTTGGTCTTCAG TTTGAGCTACACATACATCACGCGAGGGTGTCAGCGAGGTTGGTTAAAATACTGTCGTCGTTGGACCAGAAGACTGGCAAGGCCTTAAAGAAAATGCCACGTTTGCTCACCGCGAGGCAGGCCGCCGTGGTTGAA GTGAAGCTGGACAAAGAAGTGTGCGTGGAAGAATTCTCGACGCTGAAGGCCCTTGGGCGGGTGTTCCTGCGGTCTCAGGGTAACACCGTTGCAGTGGGCATTGTGACTCGAATTCTGGATCAGGATTTGAACCTCGATTAA
- the LOC8085873 gene encoding HBS1-like protein isoform X1, with translation MCVNHIDSKAGQLGVRDDNRSDFEEPFKISGMWQCSICTHENSTDNLSCELCGVLRDLSLYFNNISEAKDGAKCRHKYSGVSILARSLFTPSSTKSKAIVFSDGFKDSRNTTGNKQATMDALHKTYMTRKKRHINIVPFKFDTPSPDDMVVTGLKSSRNFRKVDTKVLVKDSVDVTGKKMIDNNILLTEKSTSMDPSASVQLDEVGGSSSNVPSSSQNTTLVLDHKLQHLSLESKPKNSKPNIKKATSVSHYKPEPWMLESEDQEICKQLSLAIVGHVDSGKSTLCGRLRHALGLISKKQMHKYEKEAKEKGKGSFAYAWAMDESSDERERGITMTVAVAYFNSEKYRVVLLDSPGHKDFVPNMISGATQADAAILVVDASIGSFEAGMGVNGIGQTKEHSQLIRSFGVENLIVAVNKMDVVEYSKERFQSIKSQLGIFLRSCGYKDSSVTWVPLSAMANENLVTASSDSRLLSWYNGDCLLKAIDSLPPPHRDVSRPLRLPICDVIASHTLGQVAVCGKVESGGIRTGSKVLVMPSGDIATVRTIERDSSTCSLARAGDNVAIGLHGIDPGHIVSGGVLCHPDFPVRVASHLELKVLVLEITMPILVGLQFELHIHHARVSARLVKILSSLDQKTGKALKKMPRLLTARQAAVVEVKLDKEVCVEEFSTLKALGRVFLRSQGNTVAVGIVTRILDQDLNLD, from the exons ATGTGTGTCAATCACATAGATAGTAAAGCTGGCCAACTGGGTGTAAGAGATG ATAACAGGTCTGATTTTGAGGAGCCCTTTAAAATTTCTGGGATGTGGCAATGCTCCATCTGCACGCATGAAAATTCTACAGATAATTTATCTTGTGAGCTATGTGGTGTACTTCGTGATCTCTCACTGTATTTCAATAATATCAGTGAAGCCAAAGATGGAG CTAAATGCAGACACAAGTATTCTGGGGTATCCATACTCGCAAGATCTCTTTTTACACCATCTAGTACAAAGTCAAAGGCTATTGTTTTTTCTGATGGTTTCAAAGACAGTAGAAATACAACAGGGAATAAGCAAGCTACCATGGATGCTCTACATAAGACATACATGACTCGCAAAAAGCGCCACATTAACATAG TGCCTTTCAAGTTTGATACACCATCTCCAGATGACATGGTCGTTACAGGCTTAAAATCATCCAGAAACTTTAGAAAAG TTGACACAAAGGTTCTAGTTAAAGATTCTGTTGACGTGACCGGAAAGAAGATGATAGATAATAATATTCTTCTAACTGAAAAGAGTACAAGTATGGACCCAAGTGCATCAGTACAATTGGATGAAGTTGGTGGATCTAGTAGCAATGTTCCTTCCAGTAGTCAAAATACAACTCTTGTTTTGGACCATAAGCTACAACATTTGAGTTTGGAGAGCAAACCAAAGAACAGTAAACCCAATATTAAGAAAGCAACTTCCGTTTCACACTACAAGCCAGAACCATGGATGCTCGagagtgaagatcaagaaatctGTAAACAGCTAAGTCTTGCCATT GTTGGTCATGTGGATTCTGGGAAATCAACTTTATGTGGTCGATTACGACATGCTCTGGGATTGATTTCAAAAAAACAAATGCATAAATATGAGAAAGAAGCTAAAGAAAAG GGGAAAGGGTCATTTGCATATGCTTGGGCTATGGATGAGAGCAGTGACGAGAGGGAGCGTGGCATTACAATGACTGTGGCTGTAGCATACTTTAATAGTGAAAAATACCGTGTGGTTTTGCTTGACTCCCCTGGTCACAAGGATTTTGTTCCTAATATGATATCTGGTGCTACACAAGCTGATGCAGCCATCCTAGTTGTCGATGCATCTATAGGCTCATTTGAAGCTGGCATGGGTGTTAATGGAATTGGTCAGACAAAGGAACACTCACAACTTATTAGGAGCTTTGGTGTTGAGAACTTGATAGTTGCTGTTAATAAGATGGATGTGGTGGAATATTCGAAGGAGCGGTTTCAGTCCATTAAATCACAACTTGGTATCTTTCTTCGTTCATGTGGGTACAAAGACTCTTCAGTCACCTGGGTTCCTTTGAGTGCAATGGCAAATGAAAATTTAGTCACAGCTTCTTCAGATTCTCGTCTTCTATCATG GTACAATGGAGATTGTCTGCTGAAAGCCATTGACTCATTACCTCCTCCCCATCGTGACGTTTCAAGGCCACTGCGCCTTCCAATATGTGATGTTATTGCATCTCACACGCTGGGTCAGGTGGCTGTTTGTGGTAAAGTAGAGTCTGGAGGGATCCGAACTGGCTCTAAG GTACTTGTCATGCCTTCTGGAGATATAGCTACAGTAAGAACCATTGAGCGGGATTCCTCTACTTGCAGCTTGGCTAGAGCCGGGGACAATGTTGCCATTGGTCTGCATGGGATCGACCCTGGCCATATTGTGTCAGGTGGAGTTCTTTGCCATCCAGATTTCCCCGTGCGCGTCGCTTCTCACTTGGAGCTGAAAGTTTTGGTTCTAGAAATCACCATGCCAATACTGGTTGGTCTTCAG TTTGAGCTACACATACATCACGCGAGGGTGTCAGCGAGGTTGGTTAAAATACTGTCGTCGTTGGACCAGAAGACTGGCAAGGCCTTAAAGAAAATGCCACGTTTGCTCACCGCGAGGCAGGCCGCCGTGGTTGAA GTGAAGCTGGACAAAGAAGTGTGCGTGGAAGAATTCTCGACGCTGAAGGCCCTTGGGCGGGTGTTCCTGCGGTCTCAGGGTAACACCGTTGCAGTGGGCATTGTGACTCGAATTCTGGATCAGGATTTGAACCTCGATTAA